The Caulifigura coniformis genome includes a region encoding these proteins:
- a CDS encoding TerC family protein: MQTFLIWSGFLTFIAFMVALDLGVFHRKSHTISMKEALKWTLIWVTMALAFTGVVYYLYDSGLLQGTERVVQRVEGKRVEKEVPLSGMNAALVYLAGYVLEYSLSVDNIFVIALIIAAFRVPPAEQHRVLFWGVLGAVVFRGLMIAGGTALIKEFHWMMYVFGVLLLYSAWKMFKAGEEEIEVEKTLVVRMVRKFYPVTTQYHGSQFFAEINGVRHVTPLFLTILLVEGTDVMFALDSIPAVIGLTQESFIVFTSNIFAILGLRSLYFALAGLMDKFRYLKTALVVLLAFIGIKMILQASGLGHIPIGISLGIIAGILATGVVASLVASAREDAAGEGHLDHRPHHPVNPGAGPSVDVHDEDA; the protein is encoded by the coding sequence ATGCAGACGTTTCTGATCTGGTCCGGCTTCCTGACCTTTATCGCCTTCATGGTCGCGCTGGACCTGGGGGTCTTCCACCGGAAATCGCACACGATTTCGATGAAGGAGGCGCTGAAGTGGACCCTGATCTGGGTCACGATGGCCCTCGCCTTCACCGGCGTCGTCTACTACCTCTATGACAGCGGGCTGCTGCAAGGGACTGAGCGGGTCGTCCAGCGGGTCGAAGGCAAACGCGTGGAGAAAGAGGTCCCGCTGAGCGGGATGAACGCGGCTCTCGTCTACCTTGCGGGGTACGTGCTGGAGTACTCGCTGTCGGTCGACAATATCTTCGTGATCGCCCTAATCATCGCGGCGTTTCGCGTCCCACCTGCGGAACAGCATCGCGTCCTGTTCTGGGGTGTTCTAGGGGCGGTCGTGTTTCGAGGGCTGATGATCGCGGGGGGAACCGCCCTGATCAAAGAGTTCCACTGGATGATGTATGTCTTCGGGGTACTCCTGCTGTATTCCGCGTGGAAGATGTTCAAGGCGGGCGAAGAAGAGATCGAGGTCGAGAAGACCCTCGTCGTGCGGATGGTGAGGAAGTTCTATCCCGTCACGACCCAGTACCACGGCAGCCAGTTCTTCGCCGAAATCAACGGTGTGCGGCACGTGACGCCGCTGTTCCTGACGATCCTGCTGGTGGAAGGGACGGACGTGATGTTCGCCCTGGATTCGATTCCGGCGGTCATCGGGCTGACGCAGGAATCGTTCATCGTGTTCACGTCGAACATCTTTGCGATCCTCGGGCTGCGCTCGCTCTATTTCGCGCTGGCCGGGCTGATGGACAAGTTCCGCTACCTGAAGACGGCGCTCGTCGTGCTGCTGGCGTTCATCGGGATCAAGATGATCCTGCAGGCGAGCGGCCTGGGGCACATTCCGATCGGGATTTCGCTGGGTATCATCGCGGGAATCCTGGCGACGGGCGTTGTGGCCTCGCTGGTGGCGAGCGCGCGGGAAGATGCGGCGGGGGAAGGTCATCTCGATCACCGCCCGCACCACCCGGTGAATCCGGGAGCGGGCCCGTCGGTGGATGTTCACGACGAGGACGCCTGA
- the nadA gene encoding quinolinate synthase NadA has product MSASLELPVVDAFAGVPAPPEDPLALMDEIDRLKVEKDATILAHYYVDGEIQDIADVSGDSLQLARAATKVTSGTIVFAGVHFMGESAKILNPEKRVLMPDLLAGCSLADSCPAPALKAFQDNLRAEGRQFETVAYINTTAAVKALCDWIVTSGNAREIIERVPADKEILFVPDQHLGRYLMEVTGRPMILWPGSCMVHEVFSIQDLLRAKRNNPKAVVIAHPECPRNVLEHADVIGGTEKMKKHVSAIAEPTTFLVATEANMIHPLHKAAPQHTFIPVPGIMTSTGETCACNRCPHMARNTLQKVRDCLRDGRPEITWQPYFDDARDVLIRSLLQ; this is encoded by the coding sequence ATGTCAGCCTCGCTCGAACTCCCTGTTGTCGACGCCTTCGCCGGAGTCCCCGCTCCTCCGGAGGATCCCCTTGCGCTGATGGACGAAATCGACCGGCTCAAGGTCGAAAAGGACGCCACGATCCTCGCCCACTACTACGTGGATGGCGAGATCCAGGACATCGCCGACGTCAGCGGCGACAGCCTGCAGCTCGCCCGCGCCGCCACGAAAGTCACCTCCGGCACAATCGTGTTCGCCGGCGTCCATTTCATGGGCGAGTCGGCGAAGATCCTGAATCCGGAGAAACGGGTCCTGATGCCCGACCTCCTCGCCGGCTGCTCGCTGGCCGACAGCTGTCCCGCCCCGGCCCTCAAGGCCTTCCAGGACAACCTGCGGGCGGAAGGGCGGCAGTTCGAAACGGTCGCCTACATCAACACCACCGCGGCCGTGAAGGCCCTCTGCGACTGGATTGTCACCAGCGGAAACGCCCGCGAGATCATCGAACGCGTTCCGGCGGACAAGGAGATCCTGTTCGTTCCCGATCAGCACCTGGGCCGCTACCTCATGGAAGTGACCGGCCGCCCGATGATTCTCTGGCCCGGCTCCTGCATGGTGCACGAGGTCTTCTCGATTCAGGACCTCCTGCGCGCCAAACGCAACAATCCGAAGGCCGTCGTCATCGCGCACCCGGAATGCCCGCGCAACGTCCTCGAGCATGCCGACGTGATCGGCGGCACCGAGAAGATGAAGAAGCACGTTTCCGCGATTGCCGAGCCGACGACCTTCCTCGTGGCGACCGAAGCCAACATGATCCACCCGCTGCACAAGGCCGCGCCGCAGCACACCTTCATCCCGGTCCCCGGCATCATGACCTCGACCGGTGAGACCTGTGCCTGCAATCGCTGTCCGCACATGGCCCGCAACACGCTCCAGAAGGTGCGCGACTGCCTGCGCGACGGCCGGCCCGAAATCACATGGCAGCCTTATTTCGACGACGCCCGCGACGTCCTGATCCGAAGCCTGCTGCAGTAG
- a CDS encoding class I SAM-dependent methyltransferase: MLHLLPPLPALPGGWKETTFELPGRKLQIILPGDPDHLLEDPEVLAANERDDYMPYWSYLWPAAGPFARAMQSAPWPRGAEVLDLGSGVGLTGVSGLVRGDQVIFSDYDPQSLLLSRHNAVRNGLADPETLLLDWRRPMERQFRVITGCEVTYERRNHEPLIALLTSMLAPTPEGEFPSVVWIADPGRYHAAAFVALARESGFVVTILDEELKEQPAPRSNAFQIMQLVRG; encoded by the coding sequence ATGCTCCATCTTCTCCCGCCTCTTCCCGCACTCCCTGGAGGATGGAAGGAAACCACGTTCGAGCTCCCCGGCCGGAAGCTGCAGATTATCCTTCCCGGGGACCCCGACCATCTTCTCGAAGACCCGGAAGTGCTCGCCGCCAATGAACGCGACGACTACATGCCGTACTGGTCGTATCTGTGGCCGGCGGCGGGCCCGTTCGCGCGCGCGATGCAATCGGCTCCGTGGCCGCGCGGGGCGGAAGTGCTCGACCTCGGTTCCGGCGTTGGTCTGACGGGCGTGTCAGGCCTGGTCCGCGGCGACCAAGTCATTTTCTCGGACTACGATCCGCAGTCGCTGCTGCTTTCGCGACACAACGCCGTCCGCAATGGTCTTGCCGATCCTGAGACGCTCCTGCTCGACTGGCGGCGACCGATGGAGCGGCAGTTCCGGGTGATCACCGGCTGCGAGGTGACGTATGAGAGGCGAAACCACGAGCCGCTGATCGCGTTGTTGACGTCGATGCTGGCCCCGACGCCGGAAGGAGAGTTTCCCTCCGTGGTGTGGATTGCGGATCCGGGACGGTATCACGCGGCTGCGTTCGTGGCGTTGGCGCGAGAGAGCGGGTTCGTGGTGACGATCCTCGACGAAGAGCTGAAGGAGCAGCCTGCTCCGAGAAGCAACGCGTTCCAGATCATGCAGCTGGTGCGGGGGTGA
- a CDS encoding carboxylesterase family protein, protein MSCRALFLLLSAILFAGIAPTVVRADETPANAVRAAEFRDEVLTDQQGDHRYVVFLPPGYDPSRRWPVILSLHGAGERGHDGRRQLAVGMGAIVELHPDQFPAVIVFPQVEETDERILTAWSPQNPDGRRALQMLADVEHRYSIDASRRILAGWSMGGFGVWQVAAGSEPGFWSAALSVSGGATAETASKLPAGLPLWAIHGADDRIVNPARMVQAVSAAAKSGRTVASTLVNGEGHDVWQVVFGRDEVRRWMLDPASVNPQSLDWSSKSLAGIRQQNRLPERDFRASAVIARAVAIRIGNSAFEELAHGIPQAIPRERLQGQVADIEQSITYGGATIRAGIRDITWTADLAEAQVAAVEAERLVIRVGLKNLTLHCGSGDLAGGEYEASCGPFDVVLGRRRPVWVEVSTRPRVQGGEILLTQRDIRFTIPDDNWYVTEPGWARASGPGLTPDLVKVGVVGGMYRAKARVESAVRELIPPLIERIEERLVQVPPDSLASLLWPLPTAPPRIRLIPEGIRTDSRGVSVTVGLAVEGPSTAESVAAFPTATPIVEGESQGVIVGIAPRILSSVAEVFADDPQARLDLRDAPDSALTRLGDESLLRRAAPGLAEGADDFELRTVLSLPRPFTLAPADAQGDSPTRLSLRLHAPSVLLEISRRPRDRSAAWQKCVECTLSLDQNLSVELNGDTSGRTVTMNWDANPVLHGHAKFAEGFSPSDASLNGDVLVDAFASAWREWTGNAGTTSPVDDLAVGPARLRLNAIPVRGGRIWLEFEPASR, encoded by the coding sequence ATGAGCTGTCGCGCGCTGTTCCTGCTGCTCTCCGCCATCCTCTTCGCAGGGATTGCGCCGACAGTCGTGCGGGCCGACGAAACGCCGGCGAACGCCGTGCGGGCGGCCGAATTTCGCGACGAGGTGCTGACCGATCAGCAAGGCGACCATCGCTATGTCGTCTTTCTTCCCCCCGGCTATGATCCTTCCCGGCGCTGGCCCGTCATTCTGTCCCTGCACGGCGCGGGGGAACGCGGCCACGACGGACGCCGCCAGCTGGCGGTGGGGATGGGGGCCATTGTTGAGCTGCACCCCGACCAGTTTCCCGCCGTCATCGTCTTTCCGCAGGTCGAGGAGACTGATGAGCGGATTCTGACGGCCTGGTCGCCGCAGAATCCCGACGGTCGACGCGCGCTGCAGATGCTGGCCGACGTGGAGCATCGCTACTCGATCGATGCCAGCCGTCGCATCCTGGCCGGATGGTCGATGGGAGGGTTTGGCGTCTGGCAGGTGGCAGCCGGAAGCGAGCCAGGCTTCTGGTCCGCGGCGCTCTCCGTCTCTGGCGGCGCAACGGCGGAAACGGCTTCGAAACTCCCCGCCGGGCTGCCGCTGTGGGCCATTCATGGCGCCGACGACCGGATCGTCAACCCGGCCCGGATGGTACAGGCGGTTTCAGCGGCCGCGAAGTCCGGACGAACCGTCGCCAGCACGCTCGTCAACGGAGAAGGGCACGACGTGTGGCAGGTGGTGTTCGGGCGCGACGAGGTCCGACGCTGGATGCTCGATCCCGCGTCGGTGAATCCACAGTCGCTCGACTGGTCCTCGAAATCGCTTGCAGGCATTCGGCAGCAGAATCGACTTCCCGAGCGGGACTTTCGAGCCTCGGCGGTGATCGCCAGGGCCGTCGCGATTCGCATCGGGAACTCCGCCTTCGAGGAACTGGCGCACGGCATCCCCCAGGCGATCCCGCGCGAACGCCTCCAGGGACAGGTGGCCGACATCGAGCAATCGATCACTTACGGCGGGGCGACGATCCGCGCCGGCATTCGCGACATCACATGGACCGCGGACCTGGCCGAGGCGCAGGTCGCGGCGGTTGAGGCGGAGCGGCTCGTCATCCGTGTCGGCCTGAAGAATCTGACGCTCCACTGCGGGAGCGGAGACCTGGCAGGCGGAGAATACGAAGCCAGCTGCGGCCCGTTTGATGTTGTGCTGGGCCGCCGTCGGCCCGTCTGGGTGGAAGTGTCGACCCGGCCAAGGGTGCAGGGGGGGGAGATCCTCCTGACACAGCGCGACATCCGCTTCACGATCCCCGATGACAACTGGTACGTCACGGAGCCGGGCTGGGCCAGGGCATCCGGACCTGGACTCACTCCCGACCTCGTGAAGGTCGGAGTCGTCGGCGGGATGTATCGCGCGAAGGCGCGCGTCGAGTCGGCTGTCCGCGAGTTGATTCCTCCCCTGATCGAACGGATCGAGGAGCGACTGGTCCAGGTTCCACCCGACTCTCTCGCGTCGCTGTTGTGGCCTCTGCCGACGGCCCCACCGCGCATCCGATTGATTCCCGAAGGGATCCGGACCGATTCCAGAGGGGTCTCCGTGACGGTCGGCCTCGCGGTGGAAGGTCCGTCGACGGCGGAGTCTGTCGCGGCATTTCCGACCGCGACGCCGATCGTGGAAGGGGAAAGCCAGGGCGTCATCGTCGGAATCGCCCCGCGCATTCTGTCCTCGGTTGCCGAGGTCTTTGCCGACGACCCCCAGGCGCGTCTCGATCTCCGCGACGCACCCGACAGCGCTCTCACGCGGCTCGGAGACGAGAGCCTGCTTCGCCGCGCGGCGCCGGGACTCGCAGAAGGGGCGGACGATTTCGAACTGCGGACGGTCCTGTCATTGCCCCGGCCATTCACGCTGGCGCCGGCGGATGCGCAGGGCGATTCTCCGACACGGCTTTCTCTCCGGCTGCACGCGCCCTCCGTTCTGCTGGAAATCTCGCGCCGGCCGCGAGATCGCTCGGCCGCCTGGCAGAAATGCGTGGAGTGCACCCTCTCCCTCGACCAGAATCTCTCCGTGGAGCTCAATGGCGACACCAGCGGCCGCACCGTCACGATGAATTGGGACGCGAACCCCGTGCTTCATGGGCACGCGAAATTCGCCGAAGGATTCTCCCCCTCGGACGCCTCGCTCAACGGCGATGTTCTCGTCGATGCGTTCGCCTCGGCGTGGCGCGAATGGACGGGCAACGCGGGAACGACCTCCCCCGTCGACGACCTGGCCGTCGGCCCGGCCCGCCTCAGGCTCAACGCCATCCCCGTTCGCGGCGGACGAATCTGGCTCGAGTTCGAGCCAGCCTCGCGCTGA
- a CDS encoding TolC family protein, producing the protein MAFAGAGCNHGQPKIDYFGEPHAEVCKTNATEIDHPVIEECPNPDLLASHKPHTIRDRARTQVRDMSLAETVHIALQNSEVIRSAGTFLALGNSLLTNPDGAVRTVYDPAIQESGVLFGGRGVEAALADFDVQYNSVLNFSGNQNFNNSFGFQDTNAAEFSNALSKNFANGGSIQVFNEINYLRTNTPGLFGSNYSGAAGVTYRQPLLAGAGTEYTRIAGPIANSFGGISGVSQGVLIAKINNDLAISDFELAARNLMLDVETAYWDLYFAYRQFDTAIALRNSSLDAWRLTKKRAGQVENVLPADEAQARNTYYASRSIAETAQSNIFTAETRLRRLLALPVNDGTVIRPIDEPVTAEVLPDWEVSLSDAMNRRVELRRQKWNIKSLELQLVAAQDLTQPRLDAVGGYQVNAFGENLFDYNNGSPSGGYFSSLGSADQTGWQAGVQMNVPLGFRAANAQVRNYELRVARARKLLAAQELEIGHELAVAFQEVDRSYQTMRSNYLRFIAAEEDVAGREPRFRLGEELIDVLLRAYERRAQAEQTYYESVTQYNQALATLQLRRGTLLEYNGVHLSEGPWVPDAYGDAARQHKARSYARPDDTLYHDPAAFSTDYKTREMRYSTPKSSSPPEVESFEPGEPQPTPADEKPKTTGISAGALGRTES; encoded by the coding sequence ATGGCATTCGCCGGAGCCGGCTGTAATCACGGCCAGCCGAAGATCGACTACTTTGGCGAGCCGCATGCCGAGGTCTGCAAGACGAACGCGACGGAAATCGATCACCCGGTGATCGAGGAATGTCCGAACCCGGACCTGCTGGCGTCGCACAAGCCGCACACGATCCGCGACAGGGCCCGAACGCAGGTTCGCGACATGTCGCTCGCGGAAACGGTCCACATCGCGCTGCAGAACAGTGAAGTGATCCGCTCGGCCGGCACCTTCCTGGCGCTCGGCAACTCGCTGCTGACGAATCCAGACGGCGCGGTGCGGACGGTGTACGACCCTGCGATCCAGGAGTCGGGGGTGCTGTTCGGCGGACGAGGCGTCGAGGCGGCTCTTGCCGACTTCGACGTGCAGTACAACTCGGTGCTGAACTTCTCCGGCAACCAGAACTTCAACAACTCGTTCGGGTTCCAGGACACCAACGCGGCCGAGTTTTCGAACGCCCTGTCGAAGAACTTCGCGAACGGCGGCTCGATCCAGGTGTTCAACGAGATCAACTACCTGCGGACGAACACACCCGGTCTGTTCGGGTCGAACTATTCGGGTGCGGCCGGCGTGACCTACCGCCAGCCGTTGCTCGCTGGAGCGGGTACGGAATACACGCGGATCGCCGGTCCGATCGCGAACAGCTTCGGCGGCATCTCCGGTGTGTCGCAGGGTGTTCTGATCGCGAAGATCAACAACGACCTGGCGATCTCCGACTTCGAGCTGGCAGCCCGGAACCTGATGCTCGACGTCGAGACCGCGTACTGGGATCTCTACTTCGCGTACCGCCAGTTCGACACCGCGATCGCGCTGCGAAACTCGTCACTCGACGCGTGGCGGCTCACGAAGAAGCGGGCCGGCCAGGTGGAAAACGTCCTGCCGGCCGACGAGGCCCAGGCACGAAACACCTACTACGCATCGCGGTCGATTGCGGAAACCGCACAGTCGAACATCTTCACGGCGGAAACCCGTCTGCGTCGGCTGCTGGCATTGCCGGTCAACGACGGCACGGTCATCCGGCCGATCGATGAGCCGGTGACGGCGGAAGTGCTTCCCGACTGGGAGGTGAGCCTGTCGGACGCGATGAACCGGCGCGTGGAACTCCGCCGCCAGAAGTGGAACATCAAGAGTCTGGAGCTGCAGCTCGTCGCCGCCCAGGACCTCACCCAGCCGCGGCTGGATGCTGTCGGTGGTTACCAGGTGAACGCATTCGGCGAGAACCTGTTCGACTACAACAATGGCAGCCCCTCCGGCGGGTACTTCTCGTCGCTGGGGAGCGCCGACCAGACGGGGTGGCAGGCTGGCGTGCAGATGAACGTCCCGCTCGGTTTCCGGGCTGCGAATGCCCAGGTGCGCAACTATGAACTGCGTGTGGCCCGCGCCCGCAAGCTGCTGGCCGCACAGGAACTCGAAATCGGTCACGAACTGGCCGTCGCGTTCCAGGAAGTCGATCGGTCGTACCAGACGATGCGTTCGAACTACCTGCGGTTCATCGCTGCAGAAGAAGACGTCGCCGGGCGCGAACCGCGATTCCGGCTGGGTGAAGAACTGATCGACGTCCTGCTGCGTGCCTATGAACGCCGGGCACAGGCCGAACAGACGTACTACGAAAGCGTGACGCAGTACAACCAGGCCCTGGCAACTCTGCAGCTCCGCCGTGGAACGCTGCTGGAATACAACGGGGTGCACCTGTCTGAAGGTCCCTGGGTCCCCGATGCGTACGGGGACGCAGCCCGGCAGCACAAGGCGCGGTCGTACGCCCGTCCGGACGACACGCTGTATCACGACCCGGCGGCCTTCTCGACCGACTACAAGACGCGTGAGATGCGTTACAGCACGCCGAAGTCGTCGTCTCCCCCGGAAGTCGAATCGTTCGAGCCGGGTGAGCCGCAGCCGACGCCGGCGGACGAGAAGCCGAAGACCACTGGAATCTCGGCGGGCGCCCTGGGGCGGACCGAGTCCTGA